From the Selenomonas timonae genome, one window contains:
- the acpS gene encoding holo-ACP synthase codes for MILGIGSDIIHIPRVARAIETPRFLERVYTAQERAYAASRGKGMAASLAARFAGKEAVLKAFGTGLRDGQMQDVEILPDALGAPTVHLSGHFARLAADMGVKHVWITLSHERDYATAYCILEGQR; via the coding sequence ATGATTCTGGGCATCGGCAGCGACATTATCCATATTCCGCGCGTCGCGCGTGCGATTGAGACCCCGCGCTTTCTCGAACGCGTCTACACGGCGCAGGAACGCGCCTACGCTGCATCACGGGGAAAGGGAATGGCGGCAAGTCTTGCCGCGCGATTTGCGGGCAAGGAGGCCGTGCTCAAGGCGTTTGGCACGGGGCTACGCGATGGGCAGATGCAGGATGTGGAGATCCTGCCTGATGCACTCGGTGCACCCACTGTGCACCTCAGTGGACATTTTGCGCGTCTTGCGGCAGATATGGGCGTAAAGCACGTGTGGATCACGCTCTCTCATGAGCGCGACTATGCGACGGCATATTGTATATTGGAGGGTCAGCGATGA
- a CDS encoding NAD(P)/FAD-dependent oxidoreductase, with amino-acid sequence MIRVKNLRVPYDSTRPLAEIAAERLKQSPCAVHGVIVVHKALDARRRRGAPILWLYTLDVAVEEERTVLSRLRRDKEVMPVPADPPLMIPRVGCSSTRPVVVGFGPAGIFAAWALARAGCAPLVLERGQDVDRRTADVARFWQGGALDPASNVQFGEGGAGTFSDGKLTARSNDPRMREIIEAFVAAGAPEEIRYLQKPHIGTDVLRRVVKNLRSEIIRMGGEVRFGAQVTGVELCAGRLAALVVNDTERISADAAFFGIGHSARDTYAMLHEAGLMMEAKAFAVGVRIEHAQTFIDRMQYGAAAGSPRLPVADYAMTYRDEAGGRGVYSFCMCPGGMVVAATSEEGRLVTNGMSNYRRNSGVANSALLVQVSPSDWGGDVLGGIRFQRELEERAYRLGGGDYCAPVQSVGDFCAGRTGTQDFAVTPTYAPGVRAADLRALLPPACTASLARALTFWEERVPGFGAADVPMTGVESRSSAPCRILRDAETMASVSAAGLYPIGEGAGYAGGIMSAALDGLKAALAFLGKIQ; translated from the coding sequence ATGATTCGCGTGAAAAATCTGCGCGTTCCCTATGACAGCACGCGGCCGCTCGCGGAGATCGCAGCGGAGCGCCTCAAGCAATCACCCTGTGCCGTGCACGGGGTGATTGTCGTTCATAAGGCTCTGGATGCGCGGCGTAGGCGTGGCGCGCCGATTCTGTGGCTCTATACCCTCGATGTTGCGGTGGAGGAGGAGCGTACGGTGCTCTCGCGACTGAGGCGCGATAAAGAAGTTATGCCTGTACCCGCCGATCCGCCGCTGATGATCCCGCGCGTCGGGTGCAGCAGCACACGTCCCGTCGTCGTGGGATTCGGCCCTGCGGGGATTTTCGCTGCGTGGGCGCTCGCGCGCGCGGGCTGTGCACCGCTCGTGCTTGAGCGTGGGCAGGATGTCGATCGGCGTACGGCGGATGTCGCGCGTTTCTGGCAGGGGGGCGCGCTTGACCCTGCATCGAATGTGCAGTTCGGCGAGGGCGGCGCAGGGACGTTCTCGGACGGGAAGCTGACGGCGCGCAGCAATGACCCGCGCATGCGCGAGATCATCGAGGCATTTGTCGCGGCGGGCGCGCCTGAGGAGATCCGATATCTCCAAAAGCCGCATATCGGGACGGATGTGCTGCGCCGCGTGGTGAAGAATCTGCGCAGCGAGATCATCCGCATGGGCGGCGAGGTGCGCTTCGGCGCGCAGGTGACGGGCGTGGAGCTGTGTGCAGGACGGCTCGCGGCGCTCGTTGTGAACGATACGGAGCGGATTTCCGCCGATGCCGCCTTCTTCGGCATAGGGCACTCAGCGCGCGATACGTACGCTATGTTGCATGAGGCGGGGCTTATGATGGAGGCAAAGGCATTCGCCGTCGGTGTGCGTATCGAGCACGCGCAGACGTTCATCGACCGTATGCAGTACGGCGCGGCGGCGGGCAGTCCGCGGCTCCCCGTCGCGGACTACGCGATGACGTACCGCGACGAGGCGGGCGGGCGTGGCGTGTACTCGTTCTGTATGTGCCCCGGCGGCATGGTGGTCGCGGCGACATCTGAGGAGGGACGGCTCGTGACGAACGGGATGAGCAACTATCGCCGCAACTCGGGCGTGGCGAACAGTGCCCTGCTAGTGCAGGTCAGCCCCTCGGATTGGGGCGGGGATGTACTCGGCGGCATCCGCTTCCAGCGGGAACTTGAGGAGCGTGCCTATCGCCTTGGCGGCGGGGATTACTGTGCGCCCGTGCAGTCCGTTGGCGATTTCTGTGCGGGGCGGACGGGCACCCAGGACTTTGCCGTTACGCCGACGTATGCGCCCGGTGTGCGCGCCGCGGATCTGCGTGCGCTGCTGCCTCCTGCGTGCACGGCATCCCTTGCGCGTGCGCTTACATTTTGGGAGGAGCGCGTGCCGGGGTTCGGGGCTGCCGATGTGCCGATGACGGGCGTGGAGTCACGTTCGTCCGCGCCCTGCCGCATCCTGCGCGATGCGGAGACGATGGCATCGGTCTCGGCGGCGGGGCTGTATCCGATCGGTGAAGGTGCGGGCTATGCGGGCGGCATTATGAGCGCGGCGCTCGACGGGCTGAAAGCTGCGCTTGCATTTTTGGGAAAGATACAGTAG
- a CDS encoding CdaR family protein, with translation MMTRLRSIVQHNLPVKIAAVIVAIVLWLYVMNDQNPAIDGSYTVPVTIENAPDGYLMNAAADTVTIRVRGPRSLFVAADRNDFHAHMNLADFTEGDKEYTVETAIPYGFELVSVSPDKITVNLDRLIQKTFKAELTLSGSPATGFTVDKIAQESEAATVEGPRSLVNQVVHIVGHINLNGQSSNYTSNVTLFALNADGREVSGIALTPSSMEVTVNLARGLSRKVVEVQAKAQSDLPPQLKLEGITVEPARIEIAGAEDVIRKITSIGTEEFSLSHVRETEKRQVKLALPEGVTVADPNVTVEIKVGAMQ, from the coding sequence ATGATGACAAGGCTTCGGAGTATTGTGCAGCATAATCTGCCCGTGAAGATTGCGGCGGTCATTGTGGCGATTGTGCTCTGGCTCTATGTGATGAACGATCAGAACCCCGCGATTGACGGCAGCTATACGGTGCCTGTGACGATTGAGAATGCGCCGGATGGCTATCTGATGAATGCCGCTGCGGACACGGTGACGATCCGCGTGCGCGGACCGCGCTCCCTCTTTGTCGCGGCAGACCGCAACGATTTCCATGCGCACATGAACCTCGCCGACTTCACAGAGGGGGACAAAGAGTACACTGTGGAAACGGCGATTCCGTATGGCTTTGAGCTCGTGAGTGTTTCGCCGGATAAGATTACAGTGAACCTTGACCGGCTGATTCAGAAGACGTTCAAGGCTGAGCTGACACTCAGTGGCTCGCCCGCGACGGGCTTTACGGTGGATAAGATTGCGCAGGAAAGCGAAGCCGCGACGGTGGAGGGACCGCGCAGCCTCGTGAATCAGGTTGTGCACATTGTGGGGCACATCAATCTGAACGGGCAGTCGAGTAACTATACGTCAAATGTGACGCTCTTTGCACTGAATGCCGATGGCCGTGAGGTCTCGGGGATCGCGCTGACACCGTCCTCTATGGAGGTGACGGTGAATCTTGCACGCGGCCTCTCGCGCAAGGTGGTCGAGGTGCAGGCAAAGGCACAGAGCGATCTCCCGCCGCAGCTGAAGCTCGAGGGCATCACGGTGGAACCCGCACGCATCGAGATTGCGGGTGCGGAGGATGTGATCAGAAAGATCACGAGCATCGGAACCGAGGAATTCTCTCTCTCTCATGTGCGCGAGACGGAGAAGCGCCAGGTGAAGCTCGCACTGCCCGAGGGCGTGACGGTTGCAGACCCGAATGTGACGGTGGAAATTAAAGTTGGAGCAATGCAATGA
- the cdaA gene encoding diadenylate cyclase CdaA, with the protein MPLDFTVPTQFRGILSTITPLDILDILIVAFILYRVYVMLEDTRAITLAKGILVLLGVTVIASYFELHVISWLLQKSVTLLFVALPIVFQPELRRALEHLGQGRFFRAGGLLDDEEAQSTIREIRNAVKILSANKIGALLVIERNMGLNDISATGIQIDGLITSDFLMNVFIPNTPLHDGAAVIRGKRLIAAGCLLPLTENRSLSTELGTRHRAAIGLSEQCDALVVVVSEETGTISIAENGRIHRHLDGDELTHILTPAFAYNSRSSIWELVRSWRKK; encoded by the coding sequence ATGCCGCTTGATTTTACGGTGCCGACGCAGTTTCGAGGCATCCTATCGACGATTACGCCGTTGGATATTCTCGATATTCTGATTGTGGCGTTCATTCTCTACCGCGTCTACGTCATGCTCGAGGACACGCGCGCGATCACGCTCGCAAAGGGCATTCTCGTGCTGCTTGGCGTGACGGTGATCGCGAGCTATTTCGAACTGCATGTGATCTCGTGGCTCCTGCAGAAGTCCGTGACCCTGCTCTTTGTTGCGCTGCCGATTGTGTTCCAACCGGAACTGCGACGCGCGCTCGAGCATCTGGGGCAGGGGCGTTTTTTCCGTGCGGGCGGACTCCTCGACGATGAGGAGGCGCAGAGCACGATCCGTGAGATCCGCAACGCTGTGAAGATCCTCTCGGCGAACAAGATCGGTGCACTGCTCGTCATTGAGCGCAATATGGGGCTGAACGACATCAGCGCGACGGGCATACAGATCGACGGACTCATTACATCGGACTTCCTGATGAATGTCTTCATCCCAAATACGCCGCTGCATGACGGCGCGGCGGTGATCCGTGGGAAGCGTCTCATCGCGGCGGGCTGCCTCCTGCCGCTGACGGAAAACCGCAGCCTCTCGACGGAGCTCGGGACGCGTCACCGCGCTGCGATCGGACTCTCGGAGCAGTGCGACGCGCTCGTCGTCGTGGTGAGTGAGGAGACGGGGACGATCTCGATTGCGGAGAACGGGCGCATCCACCGTCATCTGGATGGGGATGAGCTGACCCATATCCTGACACCCGCTTTTGCCTATAACTCGCGTTCGTCCATTTGGGAACTCGTTCGGAGCTGGAGGAAGAAATGA
- a CDS encoding LysR family transcriptional regulator, with amino-acid sequence MELRQLEYFQMASRLKNITRAAERLRVSQPNITVAIKKLEGELGIQLFDRSQKQLSLTPEGAVFLGRVEVALRNIQDAVLEVNDYKQLQKGTIKIGIPPMMGAYLFPKIFSSFQRRYSHLDVYLHEEGSVAIREQLERDELDFGIIIIPDTSPNLQLLPMARSQIVCCVPEDSDLAARKAITLQDIEDHNLIMLKEGSFLRQTMLQKMKTAGFTPNIVLESNQVVTIMGLVASGVGNAFLLDMIVRDTPGIRAIPLATPVYVDVGLAWKRDRYISRAAQSFIEFSKNILSHQPDHTML; translated from the coding sequence ATGGAACTACGGCAGTTGGAATATTTCCAGATGGCGAGCCGCCTGAAAAACATCACGCGCGCCGCCGAACGCCTCCGCGTCTCCCAGCCGAATATCACTGTTGCGATCAAAAAACTGGAGGGCGAACTTGGCATACAGCTCTTTGACCGCAGTCAGAAGCAACTCTCCCTAACGCCTGAGGGTGCAGTCTTCCTCGGGCGCGTCGAGGTAGCGCTGCGCAACATACAGGACGCCGTGCTCGAGGTCAACGACTACAAGCAGCTGCAGAAGGGCACAATCAAGATCGGCATCCCGCCAATGATGGGTGCCTACCTCTTCCCAAAGATCTTCTCGAGCTTTCAGCGCCGCTATTCCCATCTCGACGTATACCTGCATGAGGAGGGTTCCGTCGCAATCCGCGAGCAGCTTGAGCGCGACGAACTGGACTTCGGCATCATCATCATCCCCGACACCTCGCCGAATCTCCAGCTCCTCCCGATGGCGCGCAGCCAAATTGTCTGCTGTGTCCCCGAGGACAGCGATCTCGCTGCACGCAAGGCGATCACGCTTCAGGACATTGAGGATCACAACCTCATCATGCTCAAAGAGGGTTCCTTCCTACGACAGACCATGCTGCAAAAGATGAAGACAGCAGGATTTACGCCGAACATTGTACTCGAATCCAATCAGGTCGTCACCATCATGGGGCTCGTCGCGAGCGGCGTCGGCAATGCCTTCCTGCTCGACATGATCGTGCGCGACACGCCGGGTATTCGCGCCATACCACTCGCTACGCCCGTATACGTCGACGTCGGTCTTGCGTGGAAGCGCGACCGCTACATTTCGCGCGCCGCGCAGTCCTTCATCGAATTCAGCAAGAACATTCTCAGCCACCAACCCGATCATACGATGCTCTGA
- a CDS encoding flagellar motor protein MotB: protein MARKKHAKPHEEEAGEAWLLPYSDLMTLLLALFIALFAMSQTDSSKMQALAQAFTAAFNMGGPSFFSGMGPSMSMPSTPSSGAESSNSAYMEENENLREAQEKLEQYIKENNLEDQVSTELTEDGLMIRLKEKALFASGSASLQGQAEQIVPVIAALLSSLPERVTISGHTDNVPISTAQFPSNWELSSSRAVNLMRGLMGAQPSLNPARFSALGYSEYRPIASNDTEEGRAQNRRVEVFIARSMRFSQDDSISASDGQVKTSANAPSNAMPTSTGTGAQAGSSEIMGAAQRPTPNSPGVVPAPLQR from the coding sequence ATGGCGAGAAAGAAGCATGCGAAGCCGCATGAAGAAGAAGCAGGCGAGGCCTGGCTCCTCCCGTATTCGGATCTAATGACGCTGCTCCTGGCTCTCTTCATTGCTCTCTTTGCAATGTCCCAGACGGATTCGTCGAAGATGCAGGCCCTCGCGCAGGCGTTCACTGCGGCGTTCAATATGGGCGGGCCATCCTTCTTCTCCGGTATGGGACCCTCCATGTCGATGCCGTCGACACCGAGCTCAGGAGCTGAGAGCTCCAACAGTGCGTACATGGAAGAAAACGAGAATCTGCGTGAGGCGCAGGAGAAACTCGAGCAGTATATCAAGGAGAACAATCTTGAGGATCAGGTCAGTACGGAGCTCACTGAGGACGGGCTGATGATCCGACTGAAGGAAAAGGCGCTCTTTGCCTCCGGCTCTGCATCGTTGCAGGGGCAGGCGGAGCAGATTGTGCCTGTGATCGCGGCTCTCCTTTCCTCTCTGCCGGAGCGCGTGACCATCTCGGGACACACGGATAATGTGCCGATCTCTACGGCGCAGTTCCCGTCGAACTGGGAGCTGAGCTCCTCGCGTGCCGTGAATCTCATGCGCGGTCTCATGGGCGCACAGCCGTCACTCAATCCCGCGCGGTTCAGTGCGCTGGGCTATAGTGAATATCGTCCGATTGCATCGAATGATACGGAGGAGGGGCGTGCGCAGAATCGTCGTGTTGAGGTCTTCATTGCGCGCAGCATGCGCTTCAGCCAGGACGACTCGATCAGCGCCTCTGACGGGCAGGTAAAGACGAGTGCAAATGCGCCGTCGAATGCAATGCCGACCTCGACGGGCACGGGGGCACAGGCAGGTTCGTCTGAGATCATGGGTGCTGCTCAGCGACCGACCCCGAACTCACCAGGGGTGGTACCGGCACCATTACAGCGCTGA
- the motA gene encoding flagellar motor stator protein MotA: MGAFVLEKSTVIGLIMGVISIFVGMILKGAPLTALNNPAAFLIIIGGTFSCLFIGFRMEQLGNFINLIKKTCQVPQLQEKGQLVQQFIELSQIARREGILALESKAQEIQDPFFRTGLGMVIDGMDPDFVGDVLDAELAIMQERHAEGRSMFTQAGTYAPTLGVLGAVVGLIAALGNLNDIDKLGHSIAAAFVATILGIFTGYVLWMPFANKLKIMSEQEVSQKRMIIEGILSLQAGDSPTAIEAKLMVFIPQTEREALKGEG; encoded by the coding sequence ATGGGGGCTTTTGTTTTGGAAAAATCAACAGTCATCGGGCTTATCATGGGGGTCATCTCGATCTTTGTCGGCATGATCCTAAAGGGAGCACCGCTCACGGCGCTCAACAATCCGGCGGCGTTCCTCATCATCATTGGCGGTACGTTCTCGTGCCTGTTCATTGGTTTTCGCATGGAGCAGCTGGGAAATTTCATCAACCTGATCAAGAAGACCTGCCAAGTTCCGCAGCTTCAGGAAAAGGGGCAGCTCGTGCAGCAGTTCATCGAGCTGTCGCAGATTGCGCGCCGTGAGGGCATCCTTGCCCTTGAGAGCAAGGCGCAGGAGATTCAGGATCCGTTCTTCCGCACGGGTTTGGGCATGGTCATCGACGGCATGGATCCGGACTTCGTAGGCGATGTTCTGGATGCAGAGCTGGCGATCATGCAGGAGCGCCACGCCGAGGGGCGTTCGATGTTCACACAGGCGGGCACGTATGCACCAACGCTGGGCGTTCTGGGTGCCGTTGTCGGCCTGATTGCTGCTCTGGGTAACCTGAACGATATCGATAAACTCGGTCACTCCATTGCAGCTGCATTCGTTGCGACGATTCTGGGTATCTTTACCGGATACGTTCTCTGGATGCCGTTCGCAAATAAGCTCAAGATCATGTCCGAGCAGGAAGTCAGTCAGAAGCGTATGATCATCGAGGGCATTCTCTCGCTGCAGGCGGGCGACTCCCCAACGGCGATCGAGGCGAAGCTCATGGTCTTCATCCCGCAGACGGAGCGTGAGGCGCTGAAGGGAGAGGGCTGA
- a CDS encoding branched-chain amino acid aminotransferase, which translates to MARADIDWGNLGFAYRALPERYVSNYADGAWDAGGLTSESTVTISECAGILHYCQEVFEGLKAYETVDGHIVTFRPDLNAARMYASAAYLEMPSFPEERFVEAVDAVVTANRDYVPPYGSDASLYLRPLIFATGEVIGVKPADAYQFRLFATPVGPYFKGGAKPVRLCVSDFDRAAPHGTGHIKAGLNYAMSLHAYMVAHAAGFDENMFLDAATRTYVEETGGANFLFVTKDGTVVTPKSDSILPSITRRSLVYIAEHILGMKVEERPVAFAELRDFAEGGLCGTAAVISPIGSVTHGDDVIAFPSGMEHMGPVLQKLYDTLRGIQLGTVEAPEGWIRKIC; encoded by the coding sequence ATGGCAAGAGCGGATATTGACTGGGGAAATCTGGGGTTTGCGTACCGCGCGCTGCCCGAGCGGTATGTGTCGAACTATGCGGACGGTGCGTGGGATGCGGGCGGACTCACGTCCGAGTCGACGGTGACGATTAGTGAGTGTGCGGGCATTCTGCACTACTGTCAGGAGGTCTTCGAGGGGCTGAAGGCGTATGAGACGGTGGACGGTCATATTGTGACGTTCCGCCCCGATCTCAATGCGGCGCGTATGTACGCGTCGGCGGCGTATCTCGAGATGCCGTCGTTCCCCGAGGAGCGCTTCGTCGAGGCGGTGGATGCGGTGGTCACGGCGAATCGTGATTATGTGCCGCCGTACGGCTCGGATGCCTCGCTCTATCTGCGTCCCCTCATCTTCGCAACGGGCGAGGTGATCGGTGTAAAGCCGGCGGATGCCTACCAGTTCCGTCTCTTTGCAACGCCCGTGGGGCCGTATTTCAAGGGCGGGGCAAAGCCGGTGCGCCTCTGCGTGAGCGATTTCGACCGCGCGGCGCCGCACGGCACGGGGCACATCAAGGCGGGGCTGAACTATGCGATGAGTCTGCATGCCTATATGGTGGCGCATGCGGCGGGCTTTGATGAGAATATGTTCCTTGATGCTGCAACGCGCACGTATGTCGAGGAGACGGGCGGCGCGAACTTCCTCTTCGTGACGAAGGACGGCACGGTCGTGACACCGAAGTCGGATTCGATTCTTCCGTCGATCACGCGCCGCTCGCTCGTTTATATTGCGGAGCATATCCTCGGCATGAAGGTGGAGGAGCGTCCCGTCGCATTTGCGGAACTGCGCGACTTTGCCGAGGGCGGACTCTGCGGAACGGCGGCCGTGATCTCACCGATCGGCTCGGTGACGCACGGCGATGATGTGATCGCATTCCCGAGTGGCATGGAGCATATGGGACCTGTCTTGCAGAAGCTCTATGACACGCTGCGCGGCATTCAGCTCGGCACGGTGGAAGCACCCGAGGGCTGGATTCGCAAGATCTGCTGA
- the glmM gene encoding phosphoglucosamine mutase, translating into MVRLFGTDGVRGEANTELTPELAYHLGRAATLYFGAQSEVRPRILIGRDTRISGEMFEAALTSGICSAGGVALLAGVVPTPAVAYLAREHRMQAGIVISASHNPFPDNGIKFFGGDGYKLPDAVEDELEALVRRLQTNDDAARPTGKAIGIVEYRDDLLNQYIDYVVSTCTERFDGMKIVLDCANGAAYEAMPKVLRRLGAEVKVIHALPNGVNINDGCGSTHLESLRRTVLERGADIGIAHDGDADRCLCLDETGALIDGDHILVACASEMIRTGRLPHKTVVTTVMANIGFHKAIAELGGRVDVTAVGDRYVLESMRANGYSIGGEQSGHIIFAEHATTGDGLITALQVLAALRRSGKKASELNAMMTTYPQLLVNVRVKTKAGWEENPAIRAAIEEGERVLGSDGRVLVRPSGTEPLIRVMAEGSDQAQLEEVCGAIVEVVKREQGEA; encoded by the coding sequence ATGGTGAGACTTTTTGGTACGGACGGCGTGCGCGGTGAGGCAAATACAGAGCTGACGCCGGAGCTGGCATATCATCTCGGGCGCGCGGCGACGCTCTATTTCGGCGCGCAGTCGGAGGTGCGCCCGCGCATCTTGATCGGACGCGATACGCGCATCTCGGGCGAGATGTTCGAGGCGGCGCTCACGTCGGGCATTTGCTCAGCTGGCGGCGTTGCACTCCTCGCGGGTGTCGTTCCGACGCCTGCGGTCGCCTATCTCGCGCGTGAGCACAGGATGCAGGCAGGCATTGTGATTTCCGCCTCACACAATCCGTTTCCCGACAACGGGATCAAGTTCTTCGGCGGGGACGGCTACAAGCTGCCCGATGCTGTGGAGGATGAGCTCGAGGCACTTGTGCGCCGCCTGCAGACGAATGACGATGCAGCGCGCCCGACGGGCAAGGCGATCGGGATCGTGGAGTACCGCGACGATCTCCTTAATCAGTATATCGACTACGTGGTGAGCACATGCACGGAGCGGTTCGACGGCATGAAGATCGTGCTCGACTGCGCGAACGGCGCCGCCTATGAGGCGATGCCGAAGGTGCTACGCCGCCTCGGCGCCGAGGTGAAGGTCATCCATGCGCTCCCGAACGGCGTGAACATCAACGACGGCTGCGGCTCGACCCACCTCGAGTCCCTGCGGCGCACTGTGCTCGAGCGCGGCGCGGACATCGGCATTGCGCACGACGGGGACGCAGACCGCTGCCTCTGCCTCGATGAGACGGGCGCGCTGATCGACGGCGATCACATCCTCGTTGCCTGCGCCTCGGAGATGATTCGCACGGGGCGTCTGCCGCACAAGACGGTCGTGACGACGGTGATGGCGAATATCGGCTTCCACAAGGCAATCGCAGAGCTGGGCGGGCGCGTCGACGTGACGGCGGTCGGCGACCGTTATGTGCTCGAGTCCATGCGCGCGAACGGCTACAGCATCGGCGGCGAGCAGTCGGGGCATATCATCTTTGCCGAGCATGCGACGACGGGCGACGGGCTCATCACGGCGCTGCAGGTGCTCGCGGCGCTGCGCCGTAGCGGAAAGAAGGCGTCGGAGCTGAACGCGATGATGACGACCTACCCGCAGCTCCTCGTCAATGTCCGCGTGAAGACGAAGGCGGGCTGGGAGGAGAATCCCGCGATCCGCGCTGCGATCGAGGAGGGCGAGCGCGTGCTCGGCAGTGACGGGCGCGTGCTCGTGCGCCCCTCGGGCACGGAGCCGCTCATCCGCGTTATGGCGGAGGGCAGCGATCAGGCGCAGCTCGAGGAGGTCTGCGGCGCGATCGTCGAGGTTGTGAAGCGGGAGCAGGGTGAGGCGTAA
- a CDS encoding NAD(P)H-hydrate dehydratase, which produces MNVSFAEDMRRIDESVVKDYGLPAIALMENAGRRTAEEAAAMIGGAEDKTFTVFAGGGNNGGDAFAAARHLMNMGARVKLFFTGEEERLSEAARAMHDALRAMGVEIRPLVSDRDWDRLRVSLRFTDAVVDGILGTGTHGELRKPVLRVIEEINAAGRPVMAIDIPSGVEADTGRIGSLAVRADRTLALGLPKVGHLLGAGANAAGQLLVDDIGIPRALLEGEALRQSLITREAAAKLLPARARDVHKGSCGRILMLAGSLGMTGAAALAAEAALRIGAGLVTLAVPERLYPVLAAKLTEVMVVPIPDAGTGYFGGMKALEAALSLAQNMDTVLIGPGLGRKAETSEFVRLFAADVKVPLVMDADAIAAFQGHLDALRDLPQVPILTPHLGEFAALLGKTVDAVEDDLLGVVREAARAYQAVFVVKSACTVVVYPDGDAFFTTCGNAGMATAGAGDVLAGTIAGLMRQMESGMTPIVGVYAHGRAGDLAYEYNGNGLVAGDILELLPRALKELTNTTV; this is translated from the coding sequence ATGAATGTATCGTTTGCAGAGGATATGCGCCGAATTGATGAGTCTGTGGTAAAGGACTACGGTCTGCCCGCCATTGCTCTGATGGAGAATGCCGGGCGTCGGACGGCAGAGGAGGCCGCTGCGATGATTGGCGGCGCGGAGGATAAGACGTTCACTGTCTTTGCCGGCGGCGGCAACAATGGAGGGGATGCCTTTGCTGCGGCGCGCCATCTTATGAATATGGGCGCGCGGGTGAAACTCTTCTTCACAGGAGAGGAAGAGCGCCTGAGCGAGGCGGCGCGTGCGATGCATGATGCGCTGCGTGCAATGGGCGTGGAGATCCGTCCGCTCGTGAGTGATCGGGACTGGGATCGCCTGCGTGTCTCGCTGCGCTTTACCGATGCCGTCGTGGACGGCATCCTCGGTACGGGGACGCATGGTGAGCTGCGTAAGCCCGTTCTGCGTGTTATCGAGGAAATCAACGCTGCGGGAAGGCCTGTGATGGCGATCGATATCCCGAGCGGCGTGGAGGCGGATACAGGACGGATCGGCTCGCTCGCCGTGCGTGCAGATAGAACGCTCGCGCTCGGTCTGCCGAAGGTCGGGCATCTCCTTGGCGCAGGGGCAAACGCGGCGGGACAGCTGCTCGTGGATGATATCGGCATCCCCCGTGCTCTGCTCGAAGGGGAGGCGCTGCGCCAGTCGCTCATTACGCGTGAAGCCGCGGCGAAGCTCCTGCCCGCACGTGCGCGCGACGTGCACAAGGGCAGCTGCGGACGCATTCTCATGCTCGCGGGCTCGCTCGGGATGACGGGCGCAGCGGCACTTGCGGCGGAGGCGGCGCTGCGCATCGGGGCGGGGCTGGTGACCCTCGCCGTGCCCGAGCGCCTCTATCCCGTACTCGCGGCGAAGCTGACGGAGGTCATGGTAGTCCCTATTCCGGATGCGGGAACGGGATATTTCGGCGGGATGAAGGCACTCGAGGCAGCCCTTTCGCTCGCACAGAATATGGATACCGTGCTCATCGGGCCGGGGCTTGGGCGCAAGGCGGAGACAAGTGAATTTGTGCGCCTCTTTGCGGCGGATGTCAAGGTACCGCTCGTGATGGATGCGGATGCAATTGCGGCGTTCCAAGGACATCTCGACGCGCTGCGCGATCTGCCGCAGGTGCCGATCCTGACGCCGCATCTCGGAGAGTTTGCGGCGCTCCTGGGCAAGACGGTGGACGCGGTCGAGGATGATTTGCTCGGCGTGGTGCGCGAGGCTGCGCGCGCATATCAGGCGGTCTTCGTGGTGAAGAGCGCGTGTACGGTCGTCGTCTATCCCGACGGGGATGCGTTCTTTACGACTTGCGGCAACGCAGGCATGGCGACGGCGGGGGCGGGTGATGTTCTCGCAGGCACGATCGCGGGTCTGATGCGGCAGATGGAGAGCGGGATGACGCCGATTGTTGGCGTGTATGCACACGGGCGCGCGGGTGATCTCGCGTATGAGTACAACGGCAACGGTCTTGTGGCAGGTGATATTCTGGAGCTTCTGCCGCGTGCGTTGAAGGAGCTGACGAATACAACGGTATGA